A single genomic interval of Hoplias malabaricus isolate fHopMal1 chromosome 7, fHopMal1.hap1, whole genome shotgun sequence harbors:
- the tmem151ba gene encoding transmembrane protein 151B has product MSPASAANAAGNGSASSPATAPGHEAEVAQEEAERAREEQRPQKQSLSKALCRESHWKCLLLTLLMYGCVVAMTWCSVTKVTRLTFDSAFKGKSMMYHESPCSNGYIYIPVAFLLMLYVVYLVECWHCYIHSELQYKVDLESIAERVQRMQQATPCIWWKAISYHYVRRTRQVTRYRNGDAYTTTQVYHERVNTHVAEAEFDYGNCGVKDISKQLMGLEGFPITKLRFTKCFSFANVESENSYLTQRARFFTENEGLDDYMEAREGMHLKNVDFREYVMAFSDPDHLPWYAKHCVFWLAASLTLSWPLRVLMEYRTAYLHYHVEKLFGFDYVPGTPLDDRPYCRHIPRVNTIDSTELEWHIRSNQQLVPSYSEAVLMDLAQLSACNTYSSHRVHGYRQNCERCHRAISSSSIFSRSALSICNNSSSPRLPFSGSRFSLGRLYGSRRSCFWRSHSGSLNDQVCPTESTRCLASGPGPEEENPPLPPDYQDALYFPVLIVHRNEGCLNHDHRSLHRNGSCVETSL; this is encoded by the coding sequence CAAAGGCCTCAGAAGCAGTCCCTGAGCAAGGCCCTATGTCGTGAATCCCACTGGAAATGCCTCCTCCTGACCCTGCTCATGTACGGCTGTGTGGTGGCAATGACCTGGTGCTCTGTTACAAAGGTGACACGCCTCACCTTTGACAGCGCTTTCAAAGGGAAGTCGATGATGTACCATGAGAGCCCTTGCTCAAATGGCTACATCTACATCCCTGTGGCCTTCCTGCTTATGCTATACGTGGTTTACCTGGTGGAATGCTGGCACTGCTATATCCACAGTGAGCTGCAGTATAAAGTGGATCTGGAGAGTATCGCAGAACGAGTACAGAGGATGCAGCAGGCCACTCCCTGTATCTGGTGGAAGGCCATCAGCTACCATTACGTTCGCAGGACGAGGCAAGTGACCCGCTACCGCAACGGAGATGCCTACACAACCACACAAGTGTATCACGAAAGAGTCAACACGCATGTGGCAGAGGCTGAATTTGACTATGGCAACTGTGGGGTGAAGGATATATCCAAGCAGCTGATGGGATTGGAGGGATTCCCCATCACAAAGCTTCGCTTCACAAAGTGCTTCAGCTTCGCCAACGTGGAGTCGGAGAACTCCTACCTTACGCAGAGGGCCAGGttctttacagaaaatgaaggcTTAGATGATTACATGGAGGCACGTGAAGGGATGCACCTCAAAAATGTGGATTTCAGGGAGTATGTGATGGCTTTTTCAGACCCTGACCACTTGCCCTGGTATGCAAAGCATTGTGTCTTCTGGCTGGCAGCATCTTTGACGCTTTCCTGGCCTTTGCGTGTTTTGATGGAGTACCGAACAGCATACCTCCATTACCATGTGGAGAAGCTTTTTGGCTTTGATTATGTCCCTGGCACTCCTTTGGACGATAGGCCGTACTGCAGGCACATCCCTCGGGTCAACACCATTGACAGCACAGAGCTGGAATGGCACATCCGTTCAAACCAGCAGTTGGTGCCCAGCTATTCCGAAGCTGTGTTGATGGACCTTGCCCAATTATCAGCCTGCAACACATATTCCTCCCACAGGGTCCACGGCTACAGGCAGAACTGCGAGCGTTGCCACAGGGCTATCAGCAGCTCATCTATATTCTCCCGGAGTGCCCTCAGCATctgcaacaacagcagcagcccTCGACTGCCCTTCAGTGGCAGCCGCTTCTCTTTGGGACGACTCTATGGCTCCAGGAGAAGCTGTTTCTGGAGGAGCCACAGCGGCAGCCTGAACGATCAAGTCTGTCCCACTGAGAGCACGCGATGCCTGGCAAGTGGACCTGGCCCCGAAGAAGAAAATCCTCCTTTACCTCCAGACTATCAGGATGCGCTATATTTCCCAGTGCTAATTGTGCACAGAAATGAAGGATGTCTGAACCATGATCACCGCTCATTGCATCGCAACGGGTCCTGTGTGGAGACGTCTTTATGA
- the tcte1 gene encoding dynein regulatory complex subunit 5: MSKSKAPAGIHPPVAKLNPAADPRRMRRIIAEDPEWSLAVVPLLTNLCLQHIVKNFEKKPVLDELLPSQKAFVLEQLSPSLPLSVTANLISDEGFWKRCCEERWGIGDISEYGQSWKRMFFERHLENVIELFIPGVTDLSVVLDEVPLCQNYVRRLRISQLLPPIKEPAKFEDEDPSDSVSEEVGSDGPFMDHFDFRILLDKLPNLEELQLLYGVKSCGMNFEWNLFEFTFRDCESLAKALKSCKSLKVLRINQSKVDDEKCRTLVSSLLDHPSLLELDLAHNLIGDRGARAIGKLLKHSRLKRLDIYNNQIRGPGAQAIAHALSTNTTLLSLNLRLNRLGDEGGQAVARALLKNRSLLTLHLGANKLTEPTAIALSDALVQNTTLKSLNLSCNRLGVDGGKVLEEGMSHNNTLLEFDIRLTDVGLESEYSICKVLHNNQNKAHRKRTQDPAATT, encoded by the exons ATGTCCAAGAGCAAAGCTCCAGCTGGCATTCATCCTCCGGTAGCAAAGCTGAACCCTGCTGCAGACCCAAGGAGAATGCGCAGAATTATAGCTGAAGACCCAGAATGGTCTCTCGCTGTGGTGCCCTTACTGACAAACCTGTGTCTCCAGCACATAGTGAAGAATTTTGAAA AGAAGCCTGTTCTTGATGAGCTCTTGCCCAGTCAGAAAGCTTTTGTCCTGGAGCAACTGTCTCCATCTCTGCCTCTGAGTGTAACCGCTAATTTGATAAGTGATGAGGGGTTCTGGAAACGCTGCTGTGAGGAACGCTGGGGCATAGGAGATATCTCTGAATATGGACAAAGCTGGAAACGCATGTTCTTTGAGCGCCATCTGGAAAACGTCATTGAACTTTTCATTCCGGGCGTCACTGACCTCAGTGTAGTGCTGGACGAGGTGCCGCTTTGTCAAAACTATGTGAGAAGGCTGAGAATATCTCAACTCCTTCCCCCTATTAAAGAACCAGCAAAGTTTGAGGACGAGGACCCCTCAGACTCTGTCAGCGAGGAGGTGGGCAGTGACGGGCCATTTATGGACCACTTTGACTTCAGAATCCTGTTGGATAAGCTGCCCAACCTGGAGGAACTGCAGCTGCTTTATGGAGTTAAAAGCTGTGGCATGAACTTTGAATGGAATCTGTTTGAGTTTACTTTCCGTGACTGTGAATCACTGGCTAAGGCCCTGAAGTCCTGCAAGTCTTTAAAG GTTCTCAGAATAAATCAGAGCAAAGTGGATGATGAGAAGTGCCGGACGCTGGTGAGCTCCCTGCTGGACCATCCTTCTTTACTGGAGCTCGATCTTGCACACAACCTCATAGGGGACAGAGGAGCAAGAGCCATTGGGAAGCTCTTGAAGCACAGCCGTCTGAAGCGCCTTGATATTTACAACAACCAGATCCGGGGCCCAGGAGCCCAGGCTATAGCTCATGCTCTTTCCACCAACACCACCCTTCTGTCCCTCAACCTGAGACTGAACCGGCTGGGGGATGAAGGTGGTCAGGCAGTGGCTCGGGCCCTTCTTAAGAACAGGTCATTGCTGACCCTTCATCTTGGAGCCAACAAGCTCACAGAGCCCACAGCCATAGCACTGTCTGATGCTTTAGTGCAGAACACAACACTGAAAAGCCTCAACCTGTCTTGCAACAGACTGGGAGTG GATGGCGGGAAGGTTCTGGAGGAGGGAATGTCTCATAACAATACTCTGCTGGAATTTGATATCCGCCTCACTGATGTAGGGCTGGAGAGTGAGTACTCCATATGCAAGGTCCTGCACAACAACCAGAATAAAGCCCACCGCAAACGCACACAAGACCCTGCGGCCACTACATAA